A DNA window from Lutra lutra chromosome 8, mLutLut1.2, whole genome shotgun sequence contains the following coding sequences:
- the TRIOBP gene encoding TRIO and F-actin-binding protein isoform X3: MQEDTGNAPCEHSEANVLAQSCCQSCFHPEEAHRPRQEEPGSPPSAELPYCDLPRRPPASEDPPRSSTSGCPSVVGPGLGPGLQRGPSAGSSAEVPTAASGSQSQELEAGPSLEGLASCLGGSFDEGLDSGTSSSPDHDTPDDTSDSSSVDWNIVGRQEEAPSWDELTVMILRKPQEGPRADSARRAPSLLTRSPVGGDAAGQRKEDPCGGSQSAGQHWAKLRGESGHFLERHRSALTQASRATLPGGPRGATPQASSLHRSAQKDAAQTASTQVDTPRASSPTQITQRDKPRTSSTQQDIPRTAFTQHNTPRASSPSRIAQRDDPRTSSVQRSNLRVSSPTRTTRQDNSRTSSVQQDNTQTSFPTCTPQRDNPRGSSPNRSTQRDNSRAPCPQRDNPRGSSPNRSTQRDNSRAPCPQRDNPRGSSPNRSTQRDNSRAPCPQRDNPRGSSPNRSTQRDNSRAPCPQRDNPRGSSPNRSTQRDNSRAPCPQRDNPRGSSPNRSTQRDNSRAPCPQRDNPRGSSPNRSTQRDNSRAPCPQRDNPRGSSPNRTTQWDNPKASCIQQNNPRTSYSQRDNPQSSSQRDNPGTSSPRCCTKRDHPGPSSPHRSAQRNNPRNSSPHRTNKDIPWASFPLRPTQSEGPRTSSPSRSKQSEVPWASIALRPTQGDRPPQTSSPTRPAQRDPPLSSSGSAQHSSPSQAVSSFHNPGPHSTSRTSSPLYPATRGAPQTSLEPSQPPCSVCIGHRDAPRASSPPRYLQHDPFPFFPDPHASESELPHHNPPYIPPAVCIGHRDAPRASSPPRHTQFDPFPFLPDTSDTETQSTQHDPPQFPPPVCIGYRDAPRASSPPRQPPEPFLLFQDLPRASTESLVPSTDSLHEPPHMPTPVCIGHRDAPSFSSPPRQAPEPSLFFQDLPGTSMESLAPSTDSLHGSPVLPPQVCIGHRDAPRASSPPRHPPSDLALLAPSPPPGSSGGSRGSAAPGETRHNLEREEYTMLADLPPPRRLAQREPGPQCSNGGRTRSPGRAEVERLFGQERRKSKAPGAFQARDEGRSQRPSQGQSQLLRRQSSPALSREVTKPLAKQAEPARQSQAEPSRPRSPERRPEGDRRLQGTSLPPRTSARTPERERRTERPLESGWAGPRQPLGGWRSPEGPPGTQGPHRRLERGYSSQQEGPGLGGWQGLGEPSRGLARAPEGTWRGPLRESEESWEQQSGPAGHREQAEAWEEPPGKGLREAPDRPALRGWASLQKLPSAHQTKSPPENSRVGPAEFLKSQRPEMPTTMGWGAEGTCPHLHSPDRRSELDWKDLVGLLGAPREGAWGRIEESMITSHLPRLDWEGLLELLRAQLPHKDPAGHWGPLAPASGGPPAPASGPEVGSPGTNGIPELERQGQPDGWEESALVNGQSQSAGQWPGSSAQLPSPACTSTQWPKTRVTRGPETSPMAGLEEMGQLGSRSPAEGPGLPEWEFQSEEPEESEPSKGQDSLTDQKHADSPDLLNFKKGWMSILDEPGEWKKHWFVLTDSSLKYYRDSTAEEADELDGEIDLRSCTDVTEYAVQRNYGFQIHTKDAVYTLSAMTSGIRRNWIEALRKTVRPTTAPDVTKLSDCNKENALHGYSTQKGSLKAGEQRGGSEVIGRGGPRKADGQRQALDYVELSPLTQGSPQRVRGPARTLDRPAKQEELERDLAQRSEERRKWFEATDGRTPETAAGEGPRRGLGAPLTEDQQSRLSEEIEKKWQELEKLPLRENKRVPLTALLNQSRGERRGPPGDSHEALEKEVQSLRAQLEAWRLQGEVPQGPPRSQEDGHIPPGYISQEACERSLAEMESSHQQVMAELQRHHERELQRLQQEKEWLLAEETAATASAIEAMKKAYQEELSRELSKTRSLQQGPDGLRKQHQSDVAALKRELQVLSEQYSQKCLEIGALTRQAEERENTLRRCQQEGQELLRHNQELHARLSEEIDRLRSFIASQGTGDGCGRGSERSSCELEVLLRVKENELQYLKKEVQCLRDELQMLQKDKRFTSGKYQDVYVELNHIKTRSEREIEQLKEHLRLATAALQEKESMRNSLAE; the protein is encoded by the exons aTCCCTGCGGTGGGAGCCAAAGTGCCGGACAGCACTGGGCAAAGCTCCGGGGAGAAAGTGGGCACTTCCTGGAGCGGCACCGGTCGGCGCTAACCCAGGCTTCCCGCGCGACACTGCCGGGCGGACCTCGCGGTGCCACCCCCCAGGCTTCCTCTCTCCATCGTTCTGCCCAGAAGGACGCTGCCCAGACTGCTTCCACACAGGTCGATACCCCCCGAGCCTCCTCTCCCACACAAATCACCCAACGGGACAAGCCCAGGACCTCGTCCACCCAACAGGACATCCCCAGGACCGCCTTCACACAGCACAACACCCCCAGAGCCTCCTCTCCCTCAAGAATCGCCCAACGGGATGACCCCAGAACCTCCTCCGTCCAACGAAGCAACCTTCGAGTTTCCTCTCCCACCAGAACCACCAGACAAGACAACTCTAGAACCTCTTCTGTCCAACAGGACAACACTCAGACTTCTTTTCCCACGTGTACTCCTCAGAGGGACAATCCCAGAGGCTCCTCTCCCAACAGAAGCACCCAGCGGGACAACTCCCGGGCACCCTGTCCCCAGCGGGACAATCCCAGAGGCTCCTCTCCCAACAGAAGCACCCAGCGGGACAACTCCCGGGCACCCTGTCCCCAGCGGGACAATCCCAGAGGCTCCTCTCCCAACAGAAGCACCCAGCGGGACAACTCCCGGGCACCCTGTCCCCAGCGGGACAATCCCAGAGGCTCCTCTCCCAACAGAAGCACCCAGCGGGACAACTCCCGGGCACCCTGTCCCCAGCGGGACAATCCCAGAGGCTCCTCTCCCAACAGAAGCACCCAGCGGGACAACTCCCGGGCACCCTGTCCCCAGCGGGACAATCCCAGAGGCTCCTCTCCCAACAGAAGCACCCAGCGGGACAACTCCCGGGCACCCTGTCCCCAGCGGGACAATCCCAGAGGCTCCTCTCCCAACAGAAGCACCCAGCGGGACAACTCCCGGGCACCCTGTCCCCAGCGGGACAATCCCAGAGGCTCCTCTCCCAACCGAACCACCCAGTGGGACAACCCCAAAGCTTCTTGTATTCAACAGAACAACCCTAGGACCTCTTATAGTCAACGAGACAATCCACAGTCTTCCTCTCAGCGGGACAACCCTGGAACATCCTCCCCTCGATGCTGCACAAAACGGGACCACCCTGGACCGTCATCTCCCCATCGCTCAGCTCAACGGAACAATCCCAGGAATTCTTCTCCCCATCGTACTAACAAAGACATCCCCTGGGCCTCCTTTCCCCTCCGCCCAACCCAGAGTGAAGGCCCCCGAACCTCTTCCCCATCTCGCTCCAAGCAAAGTGAGGTTCCCTGGGCCTCCATTGCCCTTCGGCCAACCCAAGGGGACAGGCCTCCTCAGACCTCCTCTCCCACTAGGCCAGCTCAGCGCGACCCACCTCTGTCCTCCTCCGGATCTGCCCAGCACAGCTCGCCATCTCAGGCTGTGTCCTCCTTCCATAACCCGGGCCCCCACAGTACCTCCCGGACCTCTTCACCTTTGTACCCTGCTACCCGCGGGGCACCCCAGACCTCTTTGGAGCCCTCCCAGCCTCCATGCTCGGTCTGTATTGGGCATCGGGATGCCCCTCGAGCTTCTTCACCTCCTCGCTACTTGCAACATGACCCATTCCCCTTCTTCCCAGACCCCCATGCATCTGAGAGTGAATTGCCCCACCACAACCCCCCCTACATACCTCCAGCCGTGTGCATTGGACACCGGGATGCCCCCCGGGCTTCCTCACCCCCCCGCCACACCCAGTTtgaccccttccccttcctcccagacACATCTGATACTGAGACTCAGTCCACCCAGCACGACCCTCCTCAGTTCCCCCCACCTGTGTGTATTGGGTACCGGGATGCACCCCGGGCTTCCTCTCCGCCACGCCAGCCTCCAGAACCCTTCCTGTTATTCCAGGATCTTCCCAGGGCCAGCACTGAGAGCCTCGTCCCCTCCACAGACTCTCTGCACGAACCCCCCCACATGCCCACCCCCGTGTGCATCGGGCACCGGGATGCGCCCTCTTTCTCGTCCCCTCCACGCCAGGCCCCTGAGCCCTCCCTCTTCTTTCAGGATCTCCCAGGGACTAGTATGGAGAGCCTGGCCCCCTCCACTGACTCTCTGCATGGCTCCCCAGTGCTGCCTCCCCAAGTGTGCATCGGGCACCGGGATGCACCCcgagcctcctccccaccccgccacccccccaGTGACCTAGCACTCCTGGCACCGTCACCTCCACCAGGCAGCTCAGGGGGCTCCCGGGGCTCAGCAGCCCCTGGGGAGACCAGGCACAACCTGGAGAGGGAGGAGTACACCATGCTGGCCGATCTGCCCCCGCCCAGGAGGCTGGCACAGAGGGAGCCAGGGCCCCAGTGCAGCAACGGTGGCCGCACCCGCAGCCCTGGCCGTGCGGAGGTGGAGCGCCTCTTCGGGCAAGAGCGCAG GAAGTCCAAGGCACCGGGGGCCTTCCAGGCCCGGGACGAGGGGCGGTCACAGCGGCCCAGCCAAGGTCAGAGCCAACTTCTCCGAAGACAgtccagccctgccctcagcagggag GTAACCAAGCCCCTTGCGAAGCAGGCAGAACCAGCCCGGCAGAGTCAAGCAGAGCCCTCTCGTCCCAGGAGCCCCGAGAGGCGGCCTGAAGGGGACCGGCGGCTCCAGGGGACCTCGCTGCCCCCAAGGACATCAGCCAGGACCCCTGAGAGGGAGCGGCGGACAGAGAGACCCCTGGAAAGTGGCTGGGCAGGCCCAAGACAGCCTCTGGGGGGGTGGCGGAGTCCGGAGGGGCCTCCAGGAACCCAGGGCCCTCACAGACGTCTGGAGAGAGGGTACAGCAGCCAGCAGGAGGGCCCAGGCCTGGGGGGCTGGCAAGGACTTGGGGAGCCCAGCCGGGGGCTTGCCAGAGCCCCAGAGGGAACTTGGAGGGGCCCTCTCAGGGAGTCTGAGGAGAGCTGGGAGCAGCAGAGTGGCCCCGCCGGCcacagggagcaggcagaggcctGGGAGGAGCCTCCTGGGAAGGGGTTGCGGGAGGCCCCTGACAGGCCAGCTCTCAGAGGCTGGGCCAGCCTGCAGAAGCTGCCCAGTGCTCACCAGACTAAGAGCCCTCCAGAGAACTCCAGGGTAGGCCCAGCAGAGTTCTTGAAATCCCAGAGGCCTGAGATGCCCACTACCATGGGCTGGGGGGCTGAGGGAACGTGCCCACACCTGCACAGTCCTGACAGGCGATCCGAGCTTGACTGGAAGGACCTTGTGGGCCTTCTCGGGGCGCCCAGAGAGGGGGCCTGGGGCCGGATAGAGGAGTCGATGATCACCTCCCACCTTCCCAGGTTGGACTGGGAAGGCCTCCTAGAGCTCCTACGGGCCCAGCTGCCCCACAAGGACCCAGCTGGACACTGGGGTCCCCTGGCCCCGGCTTCAGGGGGTCCTCCGGCCCCAGCTTCAGGGCCAGAGGTGGGTTCCCCAGGCACAAATGGCATCCCGGAGCTAGAGCGACAGGGCCAGCCTGATGGCTGGGAGGAGTCTGCCCTGGTCAACGGACAGAGCCAGAGCGCTGGGCAGTGGCCCGGGAGCTCCGCCCagctgcccagccctgcctgcacCTCCACCCAGTGGCCAAAGACCAGAGTGACGAGGGGACCAGAGACCTCACCTATGGCTGGTCTGGAAGAGATGGGCCAGCTGGGGAGCAGGAGCCCTGCAGAGGGTCCCGGCTTGCCAGAGTGGGAG TTCCAATCAGAGGAGCCCGAGGAGTCAGAACCAAGCAAAGGCCAAGACTCACTGACCGACCAGAAGCATGCAGACTCG CCCGATCTGCTCAACTTCAAGAAGGGATGGATGTCGATCTTGGACGAGCCCGGAGAG TGGAAGAAGCACTGGTTTGTGCTGACGGATTCCAGCCTTAAGTACTACCGGGACTCCACCGCTGAGGAG GCCGATGAGCTGGATGGCGAGATCGACCTGCGCTCCTGTACGGATGTCACCGAGTACGCCGTGCAGCGCAACTATGGCTTCCAGATCCAT ACCAAGGACGCCGTCTATACCTTGTCGGCCATGACCTCGGGTATCCGGCGAAACTGGATCGAGGCTCTGAGGAAGACTGTGCGGCCCACCACGGCCCCGGATGTCACCAA GCTCTCGGACTGCAACAAGGAGAACGCGCTGCACGGCTACAGCACCCAGAAGGGCTCCCTGAAGGCGGGAGAGCAGCGGGGGGGCTCTGAGGTCATCGGTCGGGGCGGCCCGCGGAAGGCGGATGGGCAGCGGCAGGCCCTGGACTACGTGGAGCTGTCCCCACTGACACAGGGCTCCCCGCAGCGGGTCCGCGGCCCGGCCCGCACGCTCGACCGCCCGGccaagcaggaggagctggagcGGGACCTGGCCCAGCGCTCCGAGGAGCGACGCAAGTGGTTTGAGGCCACGGACGGCCGGACGCCGGAGACCGCAGCTGGCGAGGGGCCGCGCCGGGGTCTGGGTGCCCCGCTGACTGAGGACCAGCAGAGCCGGCTCAGTGAGGAGATTGAGAAGAAGTGGCAGGAGCTGGAGAAGCTGCCCCTGCGGGAGAATAAGCGGGTGCCTCTCACCGCCCTGCTCAACCAGAGCCGCGGGGAGCGCCGGGGGCCCCCAGGTGACAGCCACGAGGCCCTGGAGAAGGAG GTCCAGTCTCTTCGTGCCCAGCTGGAGGCATGGCGTCTTCAGGGAGAAGTTCCACAGGGTCCACCCCGGTCCCAGGAAGATGGCCACATCCCCCCAGGCTACATCTCGCAG GAAGCGTGCGAGCGCAGTCTGGCCGAGATGGAGTCCTCGCACCAGCAGGTCATGGCGGAGCTGCAGCGGCATCATGAGCGCGAGCTACAGCGGCTGCAGCAGGAGAAGGAGTGGCTCCTGGCCGAGGAGACCGCGGCCACGGCCTCAG CCATCGAAGCCATGAAGAAGGCCTACCAGGAGGAGCTAAGCCGGGAACTGAGCAAGACACGGAGTCTCCAGCAGGGCCCCGATGGCCTTCGCAAGCAGCACCA GTCCGACGTGGCGGCACTGAAGCGGGAGCTGCAGGTGCTGTCGGAGCAGTACTCGCAGAAGTGCCTGGAGATCGGGGCCCTGACGCGGCAGGCTGAGGAGCGGGAGAACACCCTGCGACGCTGCCAGCAGGAGGGCCAGGAGCTGCTGCGCCACAACCAG GAGCTGCACGCCCGCCTGTCAGAGGAAATCGACCGGCTGCGCAGCTTCATTGCCTCGCAGGGCACCGGGGACGGCTGCGGGCGAGGCAGCGAGCGGAGCTCTTGTGAGCTGGAG GTGTTGCTGCGAGTGAAGGAGAACGAGCTCCAGTACCTGAAGAAGGAGGTACAGTGTCTCCGGGATGAGCTGCAGATGCTCCAGAAG GACAAGCGCTTCACCTCGGGGAAGTACCAGGATGTGTACGTGGAGCTGAACCACATCAAGACGCGGTCGGAGCGGGAGATAGAGCAGCTGAAGGAGCACCTGCGCCTCGCCACAGCCGCGCTGCAGGAGAAGGAGTCCATGCGCAACAGCCTGGCTGAGTAG
- the TRIOBP gene encoding TRIO and F-actin-binding protein isoform X1, translated as MGGWKGPGQRRGREGPEERRRAAERGGGGGGIPALLGPARESFLPSCLLLPPPRGAAMTPDLLNFKKGWMSILDEPGEWKKHWFVLTDSSLKYYRDSTAEEADELDGEIDLRSCTDVTEYAVQRNYGFQIHTKDAVYTLSAMTSGIRRNWIEALRKTVRPTTAPDVTKLSDCNKENALHGYSTQKGSLKAGEQRGGSEVIGRGGPRKADGQRQALDYVELSPLTQGSPQRVRGPARTLDRPAKQEELERDLAQRSEERRKWFEATDGRTPETAAGEGPRRGLGAPLTEDQQSRLSEEIEKKWQELEKLPLRENKRVPLTALLNQSRGERRGPPGDSHEALEKEVQSLRAQLEAWRLQGEVPQGPPRSQEDGHIPPGYISQEACERSLAEMESSHQQVMAELQRHHERELQRLQQEKEWLLAEETAATASAIEAMKKAYQEELSRELSKTRSLQQGPDGLRKQHQSDVAALKRELQVLSEQYSQKCLEIGALTRQAEERENTLRRCQQEGQELLRHNQELHARLSEEIDRLRSFIASQGTGDGCGRGSERSSCELEVLLRVKENELQYLKKEVQCLRDELQMLQKDKRFTSGKYQDVYVELNHIKTRSEREIEQLKEHLRLATAALQEKESMRNSLAE; from the exons atgggCGGATGGAAGGGGCCGGGGCAGCGCCGGGGAAGGGAAGGGCCGGAGGAGCGGCGGCGGGCGGCCGagaggggcggcggcggcggcgggattCCCGCGCTGCTGGGCCCGGCCCGAGAGTCCTTCCTaccttcctgcctcctgctcccgcCGCCCCGGGGCGCCGCCATGACG CCCGATCTGCTCAACTTCAAGAAGGGATGGATGTCGATCTTGGACGAGCCCGGAGAG TGGAAGAAGCACTGGTTTGTGCTGACGGATTCCAGCCTTAAGTACTACCGGGACTCCACCGCTGAGGAG GCCGATGAGCTGGATGGCGAGATCGACCTGCGCTCCTGTACGGATGTCACCGAGTACGCCGTGCAGCGCAACTATGGCTTCCAGATCCAT ACCAAGGACGCCGTCTATACCTTGTCGGCCATGACCTCGGGTATCCGGCGAAACTGGATCGAGGCTCTGAGGAAGACTGTGCGGCCCACCACGGCCCCGGATGTCACCAA GCTCTCGGACTGCAACAAGGAGAACGCGCTGCACGGCTACAGCACCCAGAAGGGCTCCCTGAAGGCGGGAGAGCAGCGGGGGGGCTCTGAGGTCATCGGTCGGGGCGGCCCGCGGAAGGCGGATGGGCAGCGGCAGGCCCTGGACTACGTGGAGCTGTCCCCACTGACACAGGGCTCCCCGCAGCGGGTCCGCGGCCCGGCCCGCACGCTCGACCGCCCGGccaagcaggaggagctggagcGGGACCTGGCCCAGCGCTCCGAGGAGCGACGCAAGTGGTTTGAGGCCACGGACGGCCGGACGCCGGAGACCGCAGCTGGCGAGGGGCCGCGCCGGGGTCTGGGTGCCCCGCTGACTGAGGACCAGCAGAGCCGGCTCAGTGAGGAGATTGAGAAGAAGTGGCAGGAGCTGGAGAAGCTGCCCCTGCGGGAGAATAAGCGGGTGCCTCTCACCGCCCTGCTCAACCAGAGCCGCGGGGAGCGCCGGGGGCCCCCAGGTGACAGCCACGAGGCCCTGGAGAAGGAG GTCCAGTCTCTTCGTGCCCAGCTGGAGGCATGGCGTCTTCAGGGAGAAGTTCCACAGGGTCCACCCCGGTCCCAGGAAGATGGCCACATCCCCCCAGGCTACATCTCGCAG GAAGCGTGCGAGCGCAGTCTGGCCGAGATGGAGTCCTCGCACCAGCAGGTCATGGCGGAGCTGCAGCGGCATCATGAGCGCGAGCTACAGCGGCTGCAGCAGGAGAAGGAGTGGCTCCTGGCCGAGGAGACCGCGGCCACGGCCTCAG CCATCGAAGCCATGAAGAAGGCCTACCAGGAGGAGCTAAGCCGGGAACTGAGCAAGACACGGAGTCTCCAGCAGGGCCCCGATGGCCTTCGCAAGCAGCACCA GTCCGACGTGGCGGCACTGAAGCGGGAGCTGCAGGTGCTGTCGGAGCAGTACTCGCAGAAGTGCCTGGAGATCGGGGCCCTGACGCGGCAGGCTGAGGAGCGGGAGAACACCCTGCGACGCTGCCAGCAGGAGGGCCAGGAGCTGCTGCGCCACAACCAG GAGCTGCACGCCCGCCTGTCAGAGGAAATCGACCGGCTGCGCAGCTTCATTGCCTCGCAGGGCACCGGGGACGGCTGCGGGCGAGGCAGCGAGCGGAGCTCTTGTGAGCTGGAG GTGTTGCTGCGAGTGAAGGAGAACGAGCTCCAGTACCTGAAGAAGGAGGTACAGTGTCTCCGGGATGAGCTGCAGATGCTCCAGAAG GACAAGCGCTTCACCTCGGGGAAGTACCAGGATGTGTACGTGGAGCTGAACCACATCAAGACGCGGTCGGAGCGGGAGATAGAGCAGCTGAAGGAGCACCTGCGCCTCGCCACAGCCGCGCTGCAGGAGAAGGAGTCCATGCGCAACAGCCTGGCTGAGTAG
- the TRIOBP gene encoding TRIO and F-actin-binding protein isoform X2 codes for MLQLGAPRPRARAALGSTHQPDLLNFKKGWMSILDEPGEWKKHWFVLTDSSLKYYRDSTAEEADELDGEIDLRSCTDVTEYAVQRNYGFQIHTKDAVYTLSAMTSGIRRNWIEALRKTVRPTTAPDVTKLSDCNKENALHGYSTQKGSLKAGEQRGGSEVIGRGGPRKADGQRQALDYVELSPLTQGSPQRVRGPARTLDRPAKQEELERDLAQRSEERRKWFEATDGRTPETAAGEGPRRGLGAPLTEDQQSRLSEEIEKKWQELEKLPLRENKRVPLTALLNQSRGERRGPPGDSHEALEKEVQSLRAQLEAWRLQGEVPQGPPRSQEDGHIPPGYISQEACERSLAEMESSHQQVMAELQRHHERELQRLQQEKEWLLAEETAATASAIEAMKKAYQEELSRELSKTRSLQQGPDGLRKQHQSDVAALKRELQVLSEQYSQKCLEIGALTRQAEERENTLRRCQQEGQELLRHNQELHARLSEEIDRLRSFIASQGTGDGCGRGSERSSCELEVLLRVKENELQYLKKEVQCLRDELQMLQKDKRFTSGKYQDVYVELNHIKTRSEREIEQLKEHLRLATAALQEKESMRNSLAE; via the exons ATGCTGCAGCTGGGAGCCCCCAGACCCCGGGCCCGCGCCGCGCTGGGCAGCACCCACCAG CCCGATCTGCTCAACTTCAAGAAGGGATGGATGTCGATCTTGGACGAGCCCGGAGAG TGGAAGAAGCACTGGTTTGTGCTGACGGATTCCAGCCTTAAGTACTACCGGGACTCCACCGCTGAGGAG GCCGATGAGCTGGATGGCGAGATCGACCTGCGCTCCTGTACGGATGTCACCGAGTACGCCGTGCAGCGCAACTATGGCTTCCAGATCCAT ACCAAGGACGCCGTCTATACCTTGTCGGCCATGACCTCGGGTATCCGGCGAAACTGGATCGAGGCTCTGAGGAAGACTGTGCGGCCCACCACGGCCCCGGATGTCACCAA GCTCTCGGACTGCAACAAGGAGAACGCGCTGCACGGCTACAGCACCCAGAAGGGCTCCCTGAAGGCGGGAGAGCAGCGGGGGGGCTCTGAGGTCATCGGTCGGGGCGGCCCGCGGAAGGCGGATGGGCAGCGGCAGGCCCTGGACTACGTGGAGCTGTCCCCACTGACACAGGGCTCCCCGCAGCGGGTCCGCGGCCCGGCCCGCACGCTCGACCGCCCGGccaagcaggaggagctggagcGGGACCTGGCCCAGCGCTCCGAGGAGCGACGCAAGTGGTTTGAGGCCACGGACGGCCGGACGCCGGAGACCGCAGCTGGCGAGGGGCCGCGCCGGGGTCTGGGTGCCCCGCTGACTGAGGACCAGCAGAGCCGGCTCAGTGAGGAGATTGAGAAGAAGTGGCAGGAGCTGGAGAAGCTGCCCCTGCGGGAGAATAAGCGGGTGCCTCTCACCGCCCTGCTCAACCAGAGCCGCGGGGAGCGCCGGGGGCCCCCAGGTGACAGCCACGAGGCCCTGGAGAAGGAG GTCCAGTCTCTTCGTGCCCAGCTGGAGGCATGGCGTCTTCAGGGAGAAGTTCCACAGGGTCCACCCCGGTCCCAGGAAGATGGCCACATCCCCCCAGGCTACATCTCGCAG GAAGCGTGCGAGCGCAGTCTGGCCGAGATGGAGTCCTCGCACCAGCAGGTCATGGCGGAGCTGCAGCGGCATCATGAGCGCGAGCTACAGCGGCTGCAGCAGGAGAAGGAGTGGCTCCTGGCCGAGGAGACCGCGGCCACGGCCTCAG CCATCGAAGCCATGAAGAAGGCCTACCAGGAGGAGCTAAGCCGGGAACTGAGCAAGACACGGAGTCTCCAGCAGGGCCCCGATGGCCTTCGCAAGCAGCACCA GTCCGACGTGGCGGCACTGAAGCGGGAGCTGCAGGTGCTGTCGGAGCAGTACTCGCAGAAGTGCCTGGAGATCGGGGCCCTGACGCGGCAGGCTGAGGAGCGGGAGAACACCCTGCGACGCTGCCAGCAGGAGGGCCAGGAGCTGCTGCGCCACAACCAG GAGCTGCACGCCCGCCTGTCAGAGGAAATCGACCGGCTGCGCAGCTTCATTGCCTCGCAGGGCACCGGGGACGGCTGCGGGCGAGGCAGCGAGCGGAGCTCTTGTGAGCTGGAG GTGTTGCTGCGAGTGAAGGAGAACGAGCTCCAGTACCTGAAGAAGGAGGTACAGTGTCTCCGGGATGAGCTGCAGATGCTCCAGAAG GACAAGCGCTTCACCTCGGGGAAGTACCAGGATGTGTACGTGGAGCTGAACCACATCAAGACGCGGTCGGAGCGGGAGATAGAGCAGCTGAAGGAGCACCTGCGCCTCGCCACAGCCGCGCTGCAGGAGAAGGAGTCCATGCGCAACAGCCTGGCTGAGTAG